A window of Methanobrevibacter olleyae contains these coding sequences:
- the hisG gene encoding ATP phosphoribosyltransferase → MVEITIGLPKGSLNNVNRGNTYQLFVDAGYEVRGYEPGNESYEINILNDDEIKAYLTRPQSTPVELNRGMVDISIVGEDWVKEESVLSDNDIVKIGDLNYGETRLIVAVPKESPYDNLSDFFRANKDRKTPILCFTEYPNLTRKHIMENDAYQEIYGDAVPFVQVRGLRDGDNEKVQVINSDGATEVYIAKGADLIVDNTQTGSSLRKAGLKELETILHSSAGLYAGVSCTGEKMEKARMIYEQLLGAVTARKYFDVKFNIANEYVDEVSKYLVENKFCSAEPTVNQGSSFSQINVLIHKNHFPEMLDGIKELGASSIIRSDVKQYVI, encoded by the coding sequence ATGGTAGAAATAACAATTGGCTTACCTAAGGGAAGTTTAAATAATGTAAATAGGGGAAATACTTATCAACTATTTGTTGATGCAGGTTATGAAGTTAGGGGATATGAACCTGGAAATGAATCATATGAAATTAATATTCTTAATGATGATGAGATAAAAGCTTACCTAACTCGTCCTCAAAGTACTCCTGTAGAATTAAATAGGGGTATGGTAGATATTTCCATTGTTGGAGAAGATTGGGTTAAAGAAGAATCTGTTTTAAGTGATAATGATATAGTAAAAATTGGAGATTTAAATTATGGTGAAACTCGTTTAATCGTTGCTGTTCCTAAAGAATCTCCATATGACAATTTATCTGATTTTTTTAGAGCAAATAAAGATAGAAAAACTCCAATTTTATGTTTTACAGAGTATCCAAACTTAACTAGAAAACATATTATGGAAAATGATGCATATCAAGAAATTTATGGAGATGCAGTTCCATTTGTACAAGTGAGAGGATTAAGAGATGGAGATAATGAAAAAGTTCAAGTAATTAATTCTGACGGAGCTACTGAAGTTTATATTGCAAAAGGTGCAGATTTAATTGTAGATAATACTCAAACTGGCAGTAGCCTAAGAAAAGCAGGACTTAAAGAGCTTGAAACTATTTTACATTCATCAGCAGGTTTATATGCTGGTGTTTCTTGCACTGGAGAAAAGATGGAAAAAGCAAGAATGATTTATGAACAGTTATTAGGTGCTGTAACTGCAAGGAAATACTTTGATGTTAAATTTAATATTGCAAATGAATATGTTGATGAGGTTTCAAAATATTTAGTTGAAAATAAGTTTTGCAGTGCAGAACCTACTGTAAATCAAGGTTCAAGCTTTTCACAGATAAATGTTTTAATTCATAAGAATCATTTCCCTGAAATGTTAGATGGAATTAAAGAATTAGGTGCATCTTC